One Streptomyces sp. NBC_00102 DNA segment encodes these proteins:
- the scy gene encoding polarized growth protein Scy, with product MRGYERQESHRAEDDHLSRFEAEMDRLKTDREKAVQHAEDLGYQVEVLRAKLHEARRNLATRPAYGGADMGYQAEQLLRDAQGQAEQMRADAERELRDARAQTQRILQEHAEHQARLQAELHNEAVQRRQRLDQELAERRQTVEAHVNENVAWAEQLRARTESQARRLMEESRAEAEQSVNAARNEAARVAEETRQRLGSEAETSRAEAEAILLRARRDAERMLSTAAGQAQEATQHAEELRSTTTAEADRARRQATELQRSAEHHAQEAETRLREARLEAEKLLSEAKDAASKTLAGAESQNEQRTRTAKSEIARLVGEATKNAETLKEEAEQALADARAKAERLVAEAAEKARTAAAEDTAAQLAKAARSAEEVLTKASEDASSTTRAAAEEAERIRREAEAEADRLRGEAAEQADQLKGAAEEGTKEYRAKTVELQEEARRLRGEAEQLRSEAVAEGERIRGEARREAVQQIEEGARTAEELLTKARTDAEEQRASASTESERVRTEAGERAAALRKQAEESLESARAEAETLRTEAEEQAESTKTAAEEAAAGLRAETERQVAARAEEAAAELDRLRTDAETRVASAEEALGTARTEAERIRRETAEESERLRGEAAERLRTLQEQAEAEAQRLRDEAAADAAQSRSEGETVAVRLRTEAATEAERLKSEAQDTADRVRAEAAAAAERVATEAAEALEAAQEEANRRRRTAEETLEAARSEAGQERERARVQSEELLASARTRVEEAQTEAQRLVGEAESRSAEMVATAEQTAQQVREAVAGLHEQAESEIAAQRTAAEQEATRTRTEAQEEADRLRADAAAERERAGEDANRIRQVAAEESDAAKALAERTVTDAIAESERLRAEAAEYSQRVRTEASDSLASAEHDAARSRAEAREDANRMRSDAAEQADRLVAEATGEGERIRQEATDSSNQLVGEATREAERRRSEAAKTVASAQEHATRTREEAAQLRTDAEEASEKLLGDAREEAERVLDEARQAAAKRRADAAEQADQLINKAREEALRTATESEAQADTMVDAARKEAVRITSEATVEGNTLVERARTDADELLVGARRDATATRERAEEHRTRTEAEVEELHERARRETSEQMKTAGERVDHLMKVATEQRDEADKKAKELLSDANSEAGKVRIAAVKRAESLLKEAEAKKAELIREAEKLRAEAEAEAKRTVDEGKRELEVLVRRRADINTEISRVQDVLEALESFEVPAGGGKATGGGTLGAGLKAAAGAGTRAGGKQTEG from the coding sequence GTGCGGGGCTACGAACGCCAGGAGAGCCACCGAGCTGAAGACGACCACCTCTCGCGGTTCGAAGCCGAGATGGACCGGCTGAAAACCGACCGGGAGAAGGCCGTCCAGCACGCCGAGGACCTCGGTTACCAGGTCGAGGTCTTGCGAGCCAAGCTGCACGAGGCTCGGCGCAATCTCGCGACCCGACCCGCCTACGGCGGCGCGGACATGGGATACCAGGCCGAGCAACTGCTCCGCGATGCCCAGGGCCAGGCCGAACAGATGCGCGCCGACGCCGAGCGCGAGCTGCGCGACGCCCGGGCCCAGACGCAGCGCATCCTCCAGGAGCACGCGGAGCACCAGGCCCGGCTCCAGGCCGAGCTGCACAACGAGGCGGTCCAGCGCCGCCAGCGCCTCGACCAGGAGCTGGCCGAACGCAGGCAGACCGTCGAGGCCCACGTCAACGAGAACGTCGCCTGGGCCGAGCAGTTGCGCGCCCGCACGGAGTCGCAGGCCCGCCGGCTCATGGAGGAGTCCCGGGCCGAGGCCGAGCAGTCCGTCAACGCCGCCCGCAACGAGGCCGCCCGGGTCGCCGAGGAGACCCGCCAGCGGCTCGGCTCCGAGGCCGAGACCTCCCGCGCCGAGGCCGAGGCGATCCTGCTGCGCGCCCGCCGGGACGCCGAGCGGATGCTGAGCACCGCCGCGGGCCAGGCGCAGGAGGCCACCCAGCACGCCGAGGAGCTGCGGTCCACGACCACCGCCGAGGCCGACCGGGCCCGCCGGCAGGCGACCGAACTCCAGCGCTCCGCCGAACACCACGCCCAGGAGGCCGAGACCCGGCTGCGCGAAGCGCGGCTGGAGGCGGAGAAGCTGCTCTCCGAGGCCAAGGACGCCGCGTCGAAGACGCTGGCCGGAGCCGAGTCCCAGAACGAACAGCGCACCCGCACCGCGAAGTCGGAGATCGCCCGCCTCGTCGGCGAGGCCACCAAGAACGCCGAGACGCTGAAGGAAGAGGCCGAGCAGGCCCTGGCCGACGCCCGAGCCAAGGCCGAGCGGCTCGTCGCGGAGGCCGCCGAGAAGGCGCGTACCGCCGCTGCCGAGGACACCGCCGCCCAGCTCGCCAAGGCCGCCCGCAGCGCCGAGGAGGTGCTGACCAAGGCGTCCGAGGACGCGTCCTCCACCACCCGGGCCGCGGCCGAGGAGGCCGAGCGCATCCGCCGCGAGGCCGAGGCCGAGGCGGACCGGCTGCGCGGCGAGGCCGCCGAGCAGGCCGACCAGCTGAAGGGCGCGGCCGAAGAGGGCACCAAGGAGTACCGGGCCAAGACGGTCGAGCTCCAGGAGGAGGCCCGCCGGCTGCGCGGCGAGGCCGAGCAGCTGCGCTCCGAGGCGGTCGCCGAGGGCGAGCGCATCCGGGGCGAGGCCCGCCGCGAGGCCGTCCAGCAGATCGAGGAGGGTGCCCGCACCGCCGAGGAGCTGCTGACCAAGGCGAGGACGGACGCCGAGGAGCAGCGTGCCTCCGCCTCCACCGAGAGCGAGCGGGTCCGTACCGAGGCCGGCGAGCGCGCGGCGGCCCTGCGCAAGCAGGCCGAGGAGTCGCTGGAGAGCGCCCGCGCCGAGGCCGAGACCCTGCGCACCGAGGCCGAGGAGCAGGCGGAGTCCACCAAGACGGCGGCCGAGGAGGCCGCGGCCGGGCTGCGCGCCGAGACCGAACGTCAGGTCGCCGCCCGCGCCGAGGAGGCCGCGGCGGAGCTGGACCGGCTGCGTACCGACGCCGAGACCCGGGTCGCCTCCGCCGAGGAGGCCCTCGGCACGGCCCGTACGGAGGCGGAGCGCATCCGCCGCGAGACGGCCGAGGAGTCCGAGCGGCTGCGCGGCGAGGCCGCCGAGCGGCTGCGCACGCTCCAGGAGCAGGCCGAGGCGGAGGCGCAGCGGCTGCGCGACGAGGCCGCGGCGGACGCGGCCCAGTCGCGTTCCGAGGGCGAGACCGTCGCCGTACGGCTGCGTACCGAGGCGGCGACCGAGGCGGAGCGACTCAAGTCCGAGGCGCAGGATACGGCCGACCGGGTGCGGGCCGAGGCGGCCGCCGCCGCCGAGCGCGTCGCGACCGAGGCGGCCGAGGCGCTGGAGGCCGCGCAGGAGGAGGCCAACCGGCGTCGCCGCACGGCCGAGGAGACCCTGGAGGCGGCCCGGTCCGAGGCCGGGCAGGAGCGCGAGCGGGCCCGCGTGCAGAGCGAGGAGCTCCTCGCGTCCGCCCGTACCCGCGTCGAGGAGGCGCAGACCGAGGCGCAGCGGCTCGTCGGCGAGGCGGAGAGCCGGTCGGCCGAGATGGTCGCGACCGCCGAGCAGACCGCCCAGCAGGTGCGCGAGGCGGTCGCCGGGCTGCACGAGCAGGCCGAGTCGGAGATCGCCGCGCAGCGTACGGCCGCCGAGCAGGAGGCGACGCGGACGCGTACCGAGGCGCAGGAGGAGGCGGACCGGCTGCGTGCCGACGCCGCAGCGGAGCGGGAGCGGGCCGGCGAGGACGCCAACCGCATCCGTCAGGTCGCGGCCGAGGAGTCGGACGCGGCGAAGGCGCTCGCGGAGCGGACCGTCACGGACGCCATCGCGGAGTCCGAGCGGCTGCGCGCGGAGGCCGCGGAGTACAGCCAGCGGGTACGTACCGAGGCGTCGGACTCCCTCGCGTCCGCCGAGCACGACGCGGCACGGTCCCGTGCGGAGGCCCGCGAGGACGCCAACCGCATGCGCTCGGACGCGGCGGAGCAGGCGGACCGGCTGGTCGCGGAGGCAACCGGTGAGGGCGAGCGCATCCGCCAGGAGGCGACCGACTCGTCGAACCAGCTCGTCGGCGAGGCCACGCGGGAGGCCGAGCGTCGGCGGTCGGAGGCGGCGAAGACCGTGGCCTCGGCCCAGGAGCACGCCACCCGCACCCGCGAGGAGGCCGCGCAGCTGCGTACCGACGCGGAGGAGGCGTCCGAGAAGCTGCTGGGCGACGCCCGCGAGGAGGCCGAGCGCGTGCTGGACGAGGCGCGCCAGGCGGCGGCCAAGCGCCGGGCGGACGCCGCCGAGCAGGCCGACCAGCTGATCAACAAGGCGCGCGAGGAGGCACTGCGGACGGCCACCGAGTCGGAGGCGCAGGCCGACACCATGGTCGACGCCGCCCGCAAGGAGGCCGTCCGGATCACCTCGGAGGCCACCGTCGAGGGCAACACCCTGGTGGAGCGGGCGCGTACGGACGCCGACGAGCTCCTGGTCGGCGCGCGGCGCGACGCCACCGCCACCCGGGAGCGCGCGGAGGAGCACCGCACCCGCACGGAGGCCGAGGTCGAGGAGCTGCACGAGCGGGCCCGCAGGGAGACGTCCGAGCAGATGAAGACCGCCGGCGAGCGTGTCGACCATCTGATGAAGGTCGCCACCGAGCAGCGCGACGAGGCCGACAAGAAGGCCAAGGAGCTTCTGTCGGACGCGAATTCGGAGGCCGGCAAGGTCCGGATCGCGGCGGTCAAGCGTGCGGAGTCGCTGCTCAAGGAGGCGGAGGCCAAGAAGGCCGAGCTCATCCGCGAGGCCGAGAAGCTGCGGGCCGAAGCCGAGGCCGAGGCGAAGCGTACGGTGGACGAGGGCAAGCGCGAGCTCGAAGTCCTCGTGCGCAGGCGCGCGGACATCAATACGGAGATCTCCCGTGTCCAGGACGTACTGGAGGCGTTGGAGTCTTTCGAGGTTCCGGCAGGAGGCGGGAAGGCCACCGGCGGTGGAACTCTCGGGGCGGGCCTCAAGGCCGCCGCCGGCGCGGGCACCCGCGCGGGCGGCAAGCAGACGGAGGGCTGA
- a CDS encoding SCO5389 family protein: MSLDVSPALLEQAERGEVDEADFVDCVRTSLPYAWEMISSLVAQLKVDGGQFADNQTPPPNEQARGQLLRALASDAIRGALQRHFGVRLAFQNCHRVAVFPLDPSVDDRLAKFTSVRGQLLNQSPELRDC, translated from the coding sequence ATGTCGCTCGACGTCTCACCGGCCCTCTTGGAACAGGCCGAGCGAGGCGAGGTCGACGAAGCCGACTTCGTCGACTGCGTCCGGACCTCCCTGCCCTACGCATGGGAGATGATCAGCTCGCTGGTGGCCCAGCTGAAGGTGGACGGCGGACAGTTCGCCGACAACCAGACGCCGCCGCCGAACGAGCAGGCACGCGGCCAGCTGCTGCGCGCGCTCGCGAGCGACGCGATACGCGGAGCCCTGCAGCGGCACTTCGGAGTGCGACTGGCATTCCAGAACTGCCACCGTGTCGCGGTCTTCCCGCTGGACCCCTCGGTCGACGACCGGCTGGCCAAGTTCACCTCGGTGAGAGGCCAGTTGCTCAACCAGTCGCCCGAACTCCGGGACTGCTGA
- a CDS encoding ABC transporter permease subunit yields the protein MTTPATPPLPQAHPQPGPGPAVHGPAAPGGVPRLSYYVSPIPVRPATFGDALASEWTKIRSVRSTMWTLGTMLALMLGIGVLVAFGVNAASDPGLEEADSDVLSLGFFGVLLGSICVITLGVLTIASEFGTGMIRTTLTACPSRSRVLTAKALVFFLLVLVLTTVAATVVAMLQTAVLGGGAAASGADWLRATVGVGLYTALLGLLSLSVGTIVRHSAGAITIMIGVVLLPLVLALFMALDQLNRLRELLFEYSVPSQIAALYDSSITESGPSGWDSVAIMFLLAGVVFGAAHLALNRRDV from the coding sequence ATGACGACACCGGCCACGCCACCGCTCCCCCAGGCCCACCCGCAGCCCGGACCGGGCCCGGCCGTGCACGGACCGGCCGCCCCCGGCGGGGTGCCCCGGCTCAGCTACTACGTCTCGCCGATCCCGGTCCGCCCGGCCACCTTCGGCGACGCGCTGGCCTCCGAGTGGACGAAGATCCGCTCGGTGCGCTCCACGATGTGGACGCTCGGCACCATGCTCGCGCTGATGCTGGGCATCGGGGTACTCGTCGCCTTCGGCGTGAACGCCGCGAGCGACCCTGGTCTCGAGGAGGCCGACTCGGACGTGCTGAGCCTCGGTTTCTTCGGGGTGCTGCTCGGTTCGATCTGCGTGATCACGCTCGGCGTGCTGACCATCGCGTCGGAGTTCGGCACCGGCATGATCCGTACGACGCTGACGGCGTGCCCCAGCCGGAGCCGGGTGCTCACGGCGAAGGCGCTCGTCTTCTTCCTGCTGGTCCTCGTCCTCACCACGGTGGCGGCGACCGTCGTCGCCATGCTCCAGACGGCCGTCCTCGGGGGCGGCGCGGCCGCCTCGGGCGCCGACTGGCTGCGGGCCACGGTCGGGGTCGGGCTCTACACCGCGCTGCTCGGGCTGCTCTCGCTCTCGGTCGGCACGATCGTCCGGCACTCGGCGGGGGCGATCACCATCATGATCGGGGTGGTGCTGCTGCCGCTGGTACTGGCCCTGTTCATGGCTCTCGACCAGCTGAACCGGCTGCGGGAGCTCCTCTTCGAGTACTCCGTGCCCAGCCAGATCGCCGCGCTCTACGACTCCTCGATCACCGAGTCCGGCCCGTCCGGCTGGGACTCGGTGGCGATCATGTTCCTGCTGGCCGGTGTCGTGTTCGGCGCCGCCCATCTGGCGCTGAACCGCCGGGACGTCTGA
- a CDS encoding ABC transporter ATP-binding protein: MIEAVGLTKRYGAQTAVEDLSFRIRPGMVTGFLGPNGSGKSTTMRMMLGLDRPTSGHVTIGGHAYPSLPNAPRQVGALLDAKAVHGGRSARNHLLSLAQLAGIPAARVDEVLGVVGLREVAGRRSRGYSLGMGQRLGIAAALLGDPQVLLFDEPVNGLDPEGILWVRNLMKALAAEGRTVFVSSHLMSEMALTADHLIVIGRGRLLSDMSVKEFISVNSADFARIRVAEDAPELREKVTAVLAEAGGRVLSEPDGALRVAGLPLPRISDLAHGADVRLWELSPHQASLEEAYMRMTQHVVDYRSTDDAKAGLRPPTPPYTVPQPAQDPGVYGPPQPTQGWTQGWYAPAPPGQNPYATDPAATPVVPATPVAPAAPAAAPARAVSAPATPSPAPTTPAPAPAEPKTSEDSR, from the coding sequence ATGATCGAGGCAGTCGGCCTGACCAAGCGTTACGGCGCACAGACGGCCGTGGAGGACCTTTCCTTCCGGATCAGGCCGGGGATGGTCACCGGGTTCCTCGGCCCGAACGGGTCGGGGAAGTCGACCACCATGCGGATGATGCTCGGGCTCGACCGGCCGACCTCGGGGCATGTGACGATCGGCGGCCACGCCTATCCGAGCCTGCCGAACGCGCCGCGCCAGGTGGGCGCGCTGCTGGACGCGAAGGCGGTCCACGGCGGGCGCAGCGCCCGCAACCACCTGCTGTCGTTGGCCCAGCTGGCGGGTATTCCGGCCGCCCGGGTCGACGAGGTGCTCGGCGTGGTGGGCCTGCGCGAGGTGGCCGGCCGGCGTTCCCGCGGCTATTCGCTCGGGATGGGGCAGCGACTGGGGATCGCGGCGGCGCTGCTGGGCGATCCGCAGGTGCTCCTCTTCGACGAGCCGGTCAATGGCCTCGACCCGGAGGGCATCCTCTGGGTCCGCAATCTGATGAAGGCGCTGGCGGCCGAGGGCCGTACGGTCTTCGTCTCCAGCCATCTGATGAGCGAGATGGCGCTGACGGCGGACCATCTGATCGTGATCGGGCGCGGCAGGCTCCTCTCCGACATGAGCGTGAAGGAGTTCATCTCGGTCAACTCCGCGGACTTCGCCCGGATCAGGGTGGCCGAGGACGCTCCGGAGCTCCGCGAGAAGGTGACCGCCGTGCTGGCGGAGGCGGGCGGGCGGGTGCTGTCCGAGCCGGACGGGGCGCTGCGGGTGGCCGGGCTGCCGCTGCCGAGGATCAGCGACCTCGCGCACGGGGCGGACGTCCGGCTGTGGGAGCTGTCGCCGCACCAGGCGTCCCTGGAGGAGGCGTACATGCGGATGACGCAGCACGTCGTGGACTACCGTTCGACGGATGACGCGAAGGCGGGGCTCCGGCCGCCCACGCCGCCGTACACCGTCCCGCAGCCCGCCCAGGACCCCGGCGTGTACGGGCCGCCGCAGCCCACGCAGGGGTGGACCCAGGGGTGGTACGCACCCGCGCCGCCCGGCCAGAACCCGTACGCCACCGACCCGGCGGCCACCCCGGTCGTGCCTGCCACCCCGGTCGCGCCTGCCGCCCCGGCAGCCGCCCCCGCGCGGGCGGTGTCCGCACCGGCCACGCCCTCCCCTGCGCCCACCACGCCGGCGCCCGCGCCCGCCGAGCCGAAGACCAGCGAGGACTCCCGATGA
- a CDS encoding ABC transporter permease → MASVPAVLTSEWTKIRTVSSTTWTLISAFVVTVAMGAALSALFASQFDDLSATDRATFDPTFVSFSGMILGQLAMVVFGVLVVGTEYSSGMIRTSLAAVPRRGTLLFSKIAVAGVLALVVGLITGFVAFLLGQALLGDHGTDLGSDNVLRAVFGSGIYMGLIAVFSMGVAAMLRSSMLSLGILMPFFFLVSQILASVPGAKTVARYFPDQAGSKIMQVVPNAMGSDEAPYGPWGGLGIMALWVVAALVGGYLVLRERDA, encoded by the coding sequence ATGGCATCGGTACCCGCGGTCCTGACCTCCGAGTGGACGAAGATCCGCACGGTCTCTTCCACCACCTGGACGCTCATCTCGGCCTTCGTCGTCACGGTGGCGATGGGAGCGGCCCTGAGCGCCCTGTTCGCTTCGCAGTTCGACGATCTCTCGGCCACGGACCGGGCGACGTTCGACCCGACCTTCGTCTCGTTCTCGGGGATGATCCTCGGTCAGCTCGCCATGGTCGTCTTCGGCGTGCTGGTGGTCGGTACGGAGTACAGCTCCGGGATGATCCGCACCTCGCTCGCGGCCGTGCCCCGGCGGGGCACCCTGCTCTTCAGCAAGATCGCGGTGGCCGGGGTGCTGGCCCTGGTCGTCGGGCTGATCACCGGCTTCGTCGCCTTCCTGCTCGGGCAGGCGCTGCTCGGTGACCACGGCACGGACCTCGGGTCGGACAACGTGCTGCGCGCGGTGTTCGGCAGCGGCATCTACATGGGGCTCATCGCGGTCTTCTCGATGGGTGTGGCCGCGATGCTGCGGAGCTCGATGCTCTCGCTGGGCATCCTGATGCCGTTCTTCTTCCTCGTCTCCCAGATCCTGGCCTCCGTGCCGGGCGCCAAGACGGTCGCCCGGTACTTCCCCGACCAGGCGGGCTCGAAGATCATGCAGGTGGTGCCGAACGCGATGGGCAGCGACGAGGCGCCGTACGGGCCGTGGGGCGGGCTCGGCATCATGGCGCTCTGGGTGGTCGCGGCACTGGTGGGCGGGTACCTCGTGCTCCGGGAGCGGGACGCGTAG
- a CDS encoding ATP/GTP-binding protein, with translation MSPRRNRPKGGESPSAEENFTGDRYGGGAATESWQGEEWSVRPVAGASAQGKRYRCPGCDQEIPSGAPHLVAWPEYGGIDDRRHWHKACWNAKDRRTTRVQRSRNAPRH, from the coding sequence GTGTCCCCGCGCCGCAACCGCCCCAAGGGCGGCGAGAGCCCGTCCGCCGAAGAGAACTTCACGGGGGACCGGTACGGCGGCGGCGCGGCCACCGAGAGCTGGCAGGGCGAGGAGTGGTCGGTGCGGCCGGTGGCAGGCGCGAGCGCGCAGGGCAAGCGCTACCGCTGCCCCGGCTGCGACCAGGAGATCCCGTCCGGCGCGCCGCATCTGGTGGCGTGGCCCGAGTACGGCGGCATCGACGACCGGCGGCACTGGCACAAGGCGTGCTGGAACGCGAAGGACCGCCGCACCACACGGGTGCAGCGGTCCCGGAACGCCCCGCGCCACTGA
- a CDS encoding cellulose-binding protein, whose amino-acid sequence MSDPSSPFGFELVRRGYDRGQVDDRITKLVADRDSALARITSLEKRIEELHLETQNAQAQVSDAEPSYAGLGARVEKILRLAEEEAKDLREEARRAAEQHRELAESAAQQVRNDAENFAAERKAKAEDDGVRIVDKAKGEATTLRTEAQKDAQQKREEADALFEETRAKAAQAAADFETNLAKRRDQSERDLASRQAKAEKRLAEIEHRAEQLRLEAEKLRTDAERRARQTVETAQRQSEDIVADANAKADRIRSESERELAALTNRRDSINAQLTNVREMLATLTGAAVAAASSPVDDEPATRGVPAQQTR is encoded by the coding sequence ATGAGCGACCCCTCTTCCCCCTTCGGCTTCGAGCTCGTGCGACGTGGTTACGACCGCGGTCAGGTGGACGACCGCATCACCAAGCTCGTCGCCGACCGTGACAGTGCGCTCGCGCGCATCACCTCCTTGGAGAAGCGCATCGAGGAGCTCCACCTCGAGACGCAGAACGCCCAGGCCCAGGTGAGCGACGCCGAGCCCTCCTACGCCGGCCTCGGTGCCCGCGTCGAGAAGATCCTCCGCCTCGCCGAGGAGGAGGCCAAGGACCTGCGCGAAGAGGCCCGCCGCGCCGCCGAGCAGCACCGCGAGCTGGCCGAGTCGGCCGCCCAGCAGGTGCGCAACGACGCGGAGAACTTCGCCGCCGAGCGGAAGGCGAAGGCGGAGGACGACGGGGTCCGCATCGTCGACAAGGCCAAGGGCGAGGCGACCACGCTGCGCACCGAGGCGCAGAAGGACGCGCAGCAGAAGCGCGAGGAGGCGGACGCCCTCTTCGAGGAGACCCGCGCCAAGGCCGCCCAGGCCGCCGCGGACTTCGAGACCAACCTGGCCAAGCGCCGCGACCAGTCGGAGCGTGACCTCGCGTCCCGTCAGGCCAAGGCCGAGAAGCGCCTGGCGGAGATCGAGCACCGCGCGGAGCAGCTCCGTCTGGAGGCCGAGAAGCTCCGTACGGACGCCGAGCGCCGGGCCCGCCAGACGGTGGAGACCGCGCAGCGCCAGTCCGAGGACATCGTGGCCGACGCGAACGCCAAGGCCGACCGCATCCGCAGCGAGTCGGAGCGCGAGCTGGCGGCGCTCACCAACCGCCGCGACTCGATCAACGCCCAGCTGACCAACGTCCGCGAGATGCTGGCGACGCTGACCGGCGCGGCCGTGGCCGCCGCTTCCTCCCCGGTGGACGACGAGCCCGCCACCCGTGGTGTCCCGGCCCAGCAGACCCGCTGA
- a CDS encoding ATP-binding cassette domain-containing protein: MIELEGLTKRYGQKVAVDALSCRIRPGMVTGFLGPNGAGKSTTMRMMLDLDNPTSGSVRIDGKRYRELDEPLKYIGALLDAKSMHGGRSAYNNLLCLAQSNRIPASRVAEVLDTVGLSAVAKKKSKGFSLGMGQRLGIASALLGDPQILMFDEPVNGLDPEGIHWIRNLMRALAAEGRTIFVSSHLMSEMALTADHLIVIGQGRLLADTSMADFIHQNSRSFVRLRSPEQERLRDALAAGGFTPVEAGNGTLEVDGATSEQLGELAARHQLVLHELSPQRASLEEAFMQMTAGSVEYHAHGEVNGPAGGGAVPPAAAGGSGPAPGVWGEGWNDGTAGGSGPRDHGKGV; encoded by the coding sequence ATGATCGAGCTCGAAGGACTGACCAAGCGCTACGGCCAGAAGGTCGCCGTCGACGCCTTGTCCTGCCGGATCAGACCGGGGATGGTCACCGGCTTCCTCGGACCGAACGGCGCGGGCAAGTCCACGACGATGCGGATGATGCTCGATCTGGACAATCCGACCAGCGGTTCGGTGCGCATCGACGGCAAGCGGTACCGCGAGCTGGACGAACCGCTGAAGTACATCGGAGCGCTGCTCGACGCCAAGTCGATGCACGGGGGCCGGAGCGCGTACAACAATCTGCTCTGCCTGGCGCAGAGCAACCGCATCCCCGCCTCGCGGGTCGCGGAGGTGCTGGACACGGTCGGGCTGAGCGCGGTGGCGAAGAAGAAGTCGAAGGGCTTCTCGCTGGGCATGGGGCAGCGGCTCGGCATCGCCTCGGCCCTGCTGGGCGATCCGCAGATCCTGATGTTCGACGAGCCGGTCAACGGTCTCGACCCGGAGGGCATCCACTGGATCAGGAACCTGATGCGCGCGCTCGCCGCCGAGGGCCGGACCATCTTCGTCTCTTCGCACCTGATGAGCGAGATGGCGCTGACGGCGGACCATCTGATCGTGATCGGTCAGGGCCGGCTGCTCGCCGACACGTCGATGGCGGACTTCATCCACCAGAACTCACGGAGTTTCGTGCGGCTGCGCTCCCCGGAGCAGGAGCGGCTGCGGGACGCGCTGGCCGCGGGCGGCTTCACCCCGGTCGAGGCGGGGAACGGCACCCTGGAGGTCGACGGGGCGACGAGCGAGCAGCTGGGTGAGCTGGCCGCGCGCCATCAGCTCGTCCTGCACGAACTGAGCCCGCAGCGGGCCTCGTTGGAGGAGGCGTTCATGCAGATGACGGCGGGTTCGGTGGAGTACCACGCACACGGCGAGGTCAACGGCCCGGCCGGCGGGGGCGCGGTTCCCCCGGCGGCGGCCGGCGGCTCCGGTCCCGCGCCGGGGGTCTGGGGAGAAGGCTGGAACGACGGCACCGCGGGCGGCTCCGGTCCCCGCGACCACGGCAAGGGGGTGTGA
- a CDS encoding LLM class flavin-dependent oxidoreductase: MRVGTFVLAAQFPGQGQGEALHRAIRTAEVAEESGLDSVWLAEHHFVPYGVCPSAVTLAALLLGRTRRIRVGTAVSVLPTQHPVALGEQAALLHLTSDGRFSLGVGRGGPWVDLEVFGAGLEAYDSGFPDSLDLLLDWLREPRVAGRGSRYPFREVAVVPRADELLDADGAPLPGPEVIVACTSPKTVRLAAEKALPMLLGMHCGDEEKAEMVALWRRSAREAGHPPEVVAAAAHVSAGVAQIGDCREDAAQTLLKAMPEWLRDGLGKHVTVDGRYRVMRDPVAYTELLCGLHPVGPPRFAADRLAATAERTGITRFALLSEGSGDLAATEENVRRLGTEVLPLLV; the protein is encoded by the coding sequence ATGCGCGTGGGAACGTTCGTACTGGCAGCACAGTTTCCGGGTCAGGGACAGGGCGAGGCCCTGCACCGGGCGATCCGGACCGCCGAGGTGGCGGAGGAGTCGGGGCTCGACTCCGTGTGGCTGGCGGAGCACCATTTCGTGCCGTACGGGGTCTGCCCCTCGGCCGTGACACTGGCCGCGCTGCTCCTCGGCCGCACCCGCAGAATCCGGGTCGGCACGGCGGTCAGCGTGCTGCCGACCCAGCACCCGGTGGCCCTCGGCGAACAGGCGGCGCTGCTCCACCTGACGTCCGACGGCCGGTTCAGCCTCGGCGTGGGCCGGGGCGGGCCCTGGGTCGACCTGGAGGTCTTCGGCGCGGGCCTGGAGGCGTACGACAGCGGTTTCCCGGACTCCCTGGACCTGCTGCTCGACTGGCTGCGCGAGCCCCGGGTGGCCGGGCGCGGCAGCCGCTACCCCTTCCGCGAGGTGGCGGTGGTCCCGCGCGCGGACGAACTGCTCGACGCGGACGGGGCGCCGCTGCCCGGACCGGAGGTGATCGTGGCGTGCACCTCGCCGAAGACGGTGCGCCTCGCCGCGGAGAAGGCCCTGCCGATGCTGCTCGGGATGCACTGCGGGGACGAGGAGAAGGCGGAGATGGTCGCGTTGTGGCGCCGCAGCGCCCGGGAGGCCGGCCATCCGCCGGAGGTCGTCGCGGCGGCCGCGCACGTCTCGGCGGGCGTGGCCCAGATCGGTGACTGCCGGGAGGACGCCGCGCAGACCCTGCTGAAGGCGATGCCGGAATGGCTGCGGGACGGCCTGGGCAAGCATGTGACCGTCGACGGCCGGTACCGCGTGATGCGCGACCCCGTGGCGTACACCGAACTGCTCTGCGGGCTGCACCCGGTGGGGCCGCCGCGGTTCGCCGCCGACCGGCTCGCGGCCACGGCCGAGCGCACGGGCATCACCCGCTTCGCGCTCCTCTCCGAGGGTTCCGGCGACCTCGCGGCAACGGAGGAGAACGTACGCCGGCTGGGCACCGAGGTGCTGCCGCTGCTGGTCTGA